One bacterium DNA segment encodes these proteins:
- a CDS encoding Ig-like domain-containing protein — protein sequence MKIFRMFLFTTCMVSLVSLVSAQELLIHKTKDGDTLWDISEKYLQTPWLWMAIADYNKLKNPHFILPGDMIKIPEVPQVKVTEVFGDVTIKRIGTNKYVNLRRGDNVYPHDEVVVGPDSTAQIEFEDKSILQLKPETSLVLKHSVYAEKVKAVNTKVKLLHGKMSFKGTKTTGSNFEIETPGVFCGVRGTEFEIGYTPDGLSSISVFQGEVLASSTGKAVNVPAGFGIQSVKGELPSPPKPLPKSPELIKPVDDFITGILTLTFSWKSVPEAAKYYLEIAKDEAFNNVVYRVQGTESTSVVSTTLPVGKYYWRVRSIDKSGLEGKFSNARILRIVRKLQLEIVPDSPLFKKESILYAHISCQYTLKPLDADTSIVRIIAAIDNDDFYTYHQPISFNKAGTHTIKYKGVDAFGNSGEIDKFIVVVDNIPPEVQIDIDHKSGSFVHPQTIFSLAASDNAAGVAEVQCKIDNEEWKRYTGAFSISQEGNHQIGFRAVDTVGNQSMEKMVDVIVDRTPPEVQMDIDRKSGNFVHPQTKFSLIASDNAAGVAEVQCKIDNEEWKRYTGAFSISQEGSHQIGFRAVDTVGNQSKEKVIDVIVDHTPPEIKIDIDRKSGNFVHPQTKFSLIASDNAAGVAEVQCKIDNEEWKRYTGAFSISQEGSHQIGFRAVDTVGNQSKEKVIDVIVDHTPPEIKIDIDRKSGCFVHPQTKFSLIASDSAAGVAEVQCKIDNEEWKRYTGAFSIVQEGIHQIGFRAVDTLGNQSKEKIIDVIVDRTPPEVQMDIDRKSGSFVHPQTIFSLAASDSTAGVAEVLYKIDDKEWKKYTGAFSILQEGSHQIGFQAIDTVGNQSKENVLDIIVDNTPPEVKIDIDRKSGNFVHPQTKFSLIASDNAAGVAEVQCKIDNEEWKRYTGTFSILQEGSHQIGFRAIDTVGNQSKEKVIDVIVDNTPPEIKIDIDRKSGCFVHPQTKFSLIASDNAAGVAEVQCKIDNEEWKRYTGAFSIVQEGIHQIGFRAIDTVGNQSKEKTIDVIVDNTPPDVQMDIDRKSGSFVRSDTQFSLIGIDDAAGVAEVIVKIDNEAWMRYAGTFSIFQEGSHWIRFQAIDNVGNQSKEKIVNVIVDRTPPGIKMDIDHKSGCFVRSDTKFSLIASDDASGVAEFIVKIDNEAWKNYSGTFSLSQEGNHQIGFQAMDTLGNQSKEKIIDVIVDNTAPEVQMDIDRKSGSFVHPQTKFSLIASDNASGVDEVLYRLDNKEWKRYTDTFSISQEGIHQIEFRAIDSLGNQSKEQVTNVIVDQTPPVVKMDIDRKFGSFVHPQTGFSLTAIDELAGVAEVLCKIDNEEWKKYPGTFSISQEGGHRIGFQAIDNVGNPSKEQIIDVIVDSTPPEVQMDIDRKSGCFVHSQTKFSLLSRDDASGVMEVLFRIDNDEWKRYNAAFSIALEGSHQIEFRVADNIGNQSKEKVVNVIVDNTPPEIKIEIDRKSGCFVHPHTRFSIITSDNASGVAEVLCKIDDEEWKKYDATFSIAQEGRHKIRISAIDT from the coding sequence ATGAAAATCTTTAGAATGTTTCTTTTTACAACCTGTATGGTTAGTTTAGTCTCATTAGTCTCTGCACAAGAACTCTTGATTCACAAGACTAAAGACGGGGATACATTGTGGGATATCTCAGAAAAGTATTTGCAGACTCCGTGGTTATGGATGGCTATTGCCGATTATAACAAACTCAAAAATCCTCATTTTATTCTCCCCGGAGATATGATTAAAATACCCGAAGTGCCACAGGTGAAAGTTACGGAAGTATTTGGTGATGTTACAATTAAAAGGATTGGGACAAATAAGTATGTTAATCTCCGTAGAGGAGATAATGTCTATCCCCATGATGAGGTTGTTGTGGGTCCAGATTCAACGGCTCAAATTGAATTTGAGGATAAAAGTATCCTGCAACTAAAACCAGAGACATCATTGGTACTTAAACACAGCGTTTATGCGGAAAAGGTTAAAGCAGTCAATACAAAGGTAAAACTCCTTCACGGTAAAATGTCGTTTAAAGGAACAAAGACGACTGGCTCTAATTTTGAGATTGAGACCCCAGGTGTCTTTTGCGGGGTTAGAGGAACTGAATTCGAGATAGGATACACACCCGATGGCCTCTCCAGCATATCTGTATTTCAAGGAGAGGTTCTGGCATCATCTACTGGCAAAGCTGTCAATGTCCCTGCCGGCTTTGGAATTCAATCCGTCAAAGGAGAACTACCATCACCTCCAAAACCACTTCCAAAATCTCCAGAATTAATTAAACCGGTAGATGATTTTATTACAGGTATCCTGACGCTAACCTTTTCATGGAAGTCTGTTCCTGAGGCGGCAAAATATTACCTTGAGATAGCGAAAGACGAGGCATTTAATAATGTGGTCTATAGAGTCCAAGGCACAGAATCAACAAGTGTTGTTTCTACAACCTTACCCGTAGGAAAATACTACTGGCGTGTGAGGAGTATTGATAAATCCGGGCTTGAAGGCAAATTCAGTAATGCCAGAATATTAAGGATTGTTAGAAAACTACAGCTGGAAATAGTGCCAGATAGCCCCCTATTTAAAAAGGAGAGCATTCTCTATGCCCACATATCTTGCCAATATACCCTGAAACCATTAGACGCCGATACCAGCATTGTCCGCATCATAGCAGCTATAGACAACGACGATTTTTATACCTATCATCAGCCAATATCATTTAACAAAGCAGGAACTCATACGATTAAATATAAAGGCGTTGATGCCTTTGGTAACTCTGGAGAGATAGATAAGTTTATCGTCGTGGTTGACAACATACCGCCAGAAGTCCAGATTGATATAGACCACAAATCAGGCAGTTTTGTTCATCCGCAGACCATATTTTCATTAGCCGCCAGTGATAATGCCGCAGGTGTGGCGGAGGTGCAATGCAAAATAGATAATGAGGAGTGGAAGAGATACACGGGCGCATTCTCGATTTCACAGGAAGGTAACCATCAAATTGGATTCCGCGCTGTAGATACGGTTGGCAATCAATCAATGGAGAAAATGGTTGATGTCATTGTTGATAGGACACCGCCAGAGGTCCAGATGGATATAGACCGCAAATCAGGCAATTTTGTTCATCCGCAGACCAAATTCTCATTAATCGCCAGTGATAATGCCGCAGGTGTGGCTGAGGTGCAATGCAAGATTGATAATGAAGAGTGGAAAAGATACACGGGCGCATTTTCGATTTCGCAGGAAGGCAGCCATCAGATTGGATTCCGAGCCGTAGATACGGTTGGTAATCAATCAAAAGAGAAAGTAATTGATGTCATCGTTGATCACACACCACCGGAGATAAAAATTGATATAGACCGCAAATCAGGCAATTTTGTTCATCCGCAGACCAAATTTTCACTAATCGCCAGTGATAATGCCGCGGGTGTGGCTGAGGTGCAATGCAAGATTGATAATGAGGAGTGGAAGAGATACACGGGCGCATTCTCGATTTCGCAGGAAGGCAGCCATCAGATTGGATTCCGAGCCGTAGATACGGTTGGTAATCAATCAAAAGAGAAAGTAATTGATGTCATCGTTGATCACACACCACCGGAGATAAAAATTGATATAGACCGCAAATCTGGTTGTTTTGTTCATCCGCAGACCAAATTCTCGTTAATCGCCAGTGATAGTGCCGCGGGTGTGGCTGAGGTGCAATGCAAGATTGATAATGAGGAATGGAAGAGATACACGGGAGCGTTCTCGATAGTTCAGGAGGGTATTCATCAGATTGGATTCCGAGCCGTAGATACGCTTGGCAATCAATCAAAAGAAAAGATAATCGATGTCATTGTTGACAGGACACCGCCAGAGGTCCAGATGGATATAGACCGCAAATCAGGCAGTTTTGTTCATCCGCAGACCATATTTTCATTAGCCGCCAGTGATAGTACCGCAGGTGTGGCTGAGGTGTTATACAAAATAGATGATAAGGAATGGAAGAAATACACCGGGGCATTTTCGATTTTGCAAGAAGGCAGTCATCAGATTGGATTCCAGGCTATAGATACGGTTGGCAATCAATCAAAGGAAAATGTCCTTGATATTATTGTTGATAACACGCCACCAGAGGTAAAAATTGATATAGACCGCAAATCAGGCAATTTTGTTCATCCGCAGACCAAATTCTCATTAATCGCCAGTGATAATGCCGCGGGTGTGGCTGAGGTGCAATGCAAAATAGATAATGAGGAGTGGAAGAGATACACGGGCACATTTTCGATTTTGCAGGAAGGCAGTCATCAGATTGGATTCCGAGCCATAGATACGGTTGGTAATCAATCAAAAGAGAAGGTGATTGATGTCATCGTTGATAACACACCACCGGAGATAAAAATTGATATAGACCGCAAATCTGGTTGTTTTGTTCATCCACAAACCAAATTCTCGTTAATCGCCAGTGATAATGCCGCGGGTGTGGCTGAGGTGCAATGCAAGATTGATAATGAGGAGTGGAAGAGATACACAGGAGCGTTCTCGATAGTTCAGGAGGGTATTCATCAGATTGGATTCCGAGCCATAGATACAGTTGGCAATCAATCAAAAGAAAAGACAATCGATGTCATTGTTGATAATACCCCCCCAGATGTCCAGATGGATATAGACCGCAAATCAGGCAGTTTTGTTCGTTCGGACACCCAATTTTCATTAATCGGTATTGATGATGCCGCGGGTGTAGCTGAGGTCATAGTCAAGATTGATAATGAGGCGTGGATGAGATACGCAGGCACATTTTCCATTTTCCAGGAAGGTAGTCACTGGATTAGATTTCAAGCCATAGACAATGTTGGCAACCAATCAAAGGAAAAGATAGTCAATGTTATTGTGGATAGGACACCGCCAGGGATAAAGATGGATATAGACCACAAATCAGGCTGTTTTGTTCGTTCGGACACCAAATTTTCATTAATCGCCAGTGACGATGCCTCGGGTGTAGCTGAGTTCATAGTCAAAATAGATAACGAGGCATGGAAAAACTACAGTGGCACATTTTCACTCTCTCAAGAAGGTAACCATCAGATTGGATTCCAGGCAATGGATACCCTTGGCAATCAATCAAAGGAAAAGATAATCGATGTCATTGTTGACAATACAGCACCAGAAGTCCAGATGGATATAGACCGCAAATCAGGCAGTTTTGTTCATCCGCAGACCAAATTCTCATTAATCGCCAGTGATAATGCCTCTGGTGTGGATGAGGTATTATACAGGCTTGATAATAAGGAGTGGAAGAGATACACAGACACATTTTCGATTTCGCAGGAAGGTATCCATCAGATTGAATTTCGGGCAATAGATAGTCTTGGCAATCAATCAAAGGAACAGGTAACGAATGTCATTGTTGACCAGACACCGCCTGTGGTAAAAATGGATATAGACCGCAAATTTGGCAGTTTCGTCCATCCGCAGACTGGATTTTCATTAACAGCCATTGATGAGCTCGCTGGTGTAGCAGAGGTTCTATGCAAAATAGATAATGAGGAATGGAAGAAATACCCCGGCACATTTTCGATTTCGCAGGAAGGCGGTCACCGAATTGGATTTCAAGCCATAGATAATGTTGGCAACCCATCAAAGGAACAGATAATCGATGTTATTGTTGATAGCACACCACCGGAGGTCCAGATGGATATAGACCGCAAATCTGGTTGTTTTGTTCATTCGCAGACCAAATTTTCGTTACTCAGCCGTGATGATGCCTCTGGAGTTATGGAGGTGTTGTTCAGAATAGATAATGAT
- a CDS encoding phosphomannose isomerase type II C-terminal cupin domain, translating into MSLREDDIRKKIIQDIRPWGNFKQYAHNEECTVKILTVKPNQMLSRQSHKKRDELWVIIDDGLQVELEDKIIKPKPGDEIVILRNMKHRLSSLGKKGRVLEISFGYADENDIERYEDIYGRE; encoded by the coding sequence ATGAGTTTAAGAGAAGATGATATTAGAAAAAAAATTATACAGGATATTAGACCATGGGGCAATTTTAAACAATATGCCCATAATGAGGAATGCACGGTTAAAATTCTCACCGTCAAACCAAATCAAATGTTGAGTAGACAATCTCATAAAAAAAGAGATGAACTATGGGTCATTATTGACGATGGACTACAGGTGGAGTTAGAGGATAAAATTATAAAGCCAAAACCAGGAGATGAGATTGTCATCTTAAGAAATATGAAACACCGCCTTTCATCGCTTGGCAAAAAAGGAAGAGTATTAGAGATATCCTTCGGATATGCAGATGAAAATGATATTGAGAGATATGAAGATATTTATGGACGGGAGTAA
- a CDS encoding UPF0182 family protein — protein sequence MNIRKIVVGLIVLLFILSSLGRQAVNLYTDWLWFGGVGFQSVFVQILTTKVLIGLICGISFFLLTFINPFLAKLFSPKRRLLIIEPDLFEIPHKEEFAPFINKFLLSIILLMAIFVGYGSSNKWEEYLQFMNPTSFNLCDPLFSKDISFYVFKLPFIKYVYQLLCFSLGLGMVLVVGIYLFEGAMRITTRGLRFVPAFKIHISILASLIFGLISWGIILRMYELLYSPRGVVFGASFTDIHAYLPVLKILFVLGLITGISFLMNIFFTNWKITIGLCGLMLVIWVLGGRMYPEVIQRLQVAPNEIRMEEPYIKLNIKYTRMAYNLNKIEIKEFPAQETLTLADLKANDMTIKNIRLWDQEPLLSTYGQLQEIRTYYKFVDVDNDRYVINGEYSQVMLSPRELSYEHLPSKIWMNEHLTYTHGYGVCLGPVNKISKEGLPEFMIKDIPPICLTDLKLEKPQIYYGEIPNEYCFVRTNAKEFDYPAGDKNVYTTYTGRGDIPVSSLFRKVLLAIRFQEPKIFFSTEITNQSKIMYYRGVKERIQKICPFISYDRDPYLVIADGKLYWICDGYTVTNMYPYSEPMYQKAIGRASNYIRNSVKVVIDAYDGLMWFYISDSNDPIIQTYARIFPDLFLSLDKMPQDLKNHIRYPVDMFAVQSMMYCAYHMQDAQVFYNKEDLWAIHKKMVGGTTQQMEPYYTIMKLRGEKKEEFILMIPFTPARKDNMIAWLAARCDAPNYGNLLVYTFPKEKLIYGPSQIEARINQDAEISQQLSLWDQRGSNVNRGSLLVIPIENSLLYIEPLYLVAEQGKIPELKRVIVSFGNKIVMAQNLEQALQEIFGGKIMPAQIETKKEVIEEKPLSIKELAKQASAHFQNAEKHLQQGDWAGYGEELRKLKEVLKRLEHQ from the coding sequence ATGAATATCAGAAAAATAGTAGTTGGGTTAATAGTTTTGTTGTTTATTTTAAGTTCATTGGGAAGACAGGCAGTCAATCTTTACACGGATTGGCTTTGGTTTGGCGGTGTCGGTTTTCAATCTGTATTTGTCCAAATATTGACGACTAAAGTTTTAATTGGGCTAATATGTGGAATCTCCTTCTTCTTATTAACCTTTATTAATCCCTTTTTAGCTAAACTATTTTCTCCAAAAAGAAGGTTATTGATTATTGAGCCAGATTTGTTTGAAATACCCCACAAAGAAGAATTTGCCCCTTTTATAAATAAATTTTTATTAAGTATTATCCTCTTAATGGCTATTTTTGTCGGTTATGGCTCTTCAAATAAATGGGAAGAATACCTCCAATTTATGAATCCGACATCTTTCAATTTATGTGACCCACTTTTCTCAAAAGACATTAGTTTTTATGTTTTTAAATTACCGTTTATCAAGTATGTTTATCAACTGTTATGTTTTAGTCTTGGGTTAGGGATGGTGTTAGTGGTAGGGATTTATCTTTTTGAAGGGGCAATGCGGATAACGACAAGAGGATTACGGTTTGTCCCGGCATTTAAGATTCATATCTCGATATTAGCCAGTTTAATCTTTGGATTGATAAGTTGGGGCATAATATTAAGGATGTATGAATTACTTTACTCACCCAGAGGGGTAGTTTTTGGAGCAAGTTTTACAGATATTCATGCCTATTTACCTGTCCTAAAGATTCTTTTTGTGCTTGGATTGATTACCGGCATATCATTTTTAATGAATATCTTCTTTACTAACTGGAAAATCACTATTGGATTATGTGGACTAATGTTAGTTATCTGGGTATTAGGTGGGAGGATGTATCCTGAGGTTATTCAACGACTTCAAGTTGCTCCTAATGAAATAAGGATGGAAGAACCTTATATAAAACTAAATATTAAATATACTCGGATGGCGTATAATCTTAATAAAATAGAGATAAAAGAATTCCCTGCACAAGAAACCTTGACCTTAGCGGATTTGAAAGCAAATGATATGACCATAAAAAATATTAGACTCTGGGACCAGGAGCCCCTTTTGAGCACTTATGGACAATTACAAGAAATCCGAACATATTATAAATTTGTTGATGTTGATAATGATAGATATGTGATTAATGGTGAATATTCTCAGGTAATGCTTTCTCCACGAGAATTATCTTATGAACATTTACCCAGTAAGATATGGATGAATGAACATCTGACCTACACACATGGTTATGGTGTCTGTTTGGGACCGGTAAATAAAATCTCTAAAGAAGGATTACCTGAATTTATGATTAAAGATATTCCACCAATTTGCCTGACAGACCTTAAATTAGAAAAACCTCAGATTTATTATGGCGAAATACCAAATGAATATTGTTTTGTCAGGACTAATGCAAAAGAATTTGATTATCCTGCCGGGGATAAAAATGTATATACAACCTATACAGGAAGGGGAGATATTCCAGTTAGTTCTTTGTTTCGAAAAGTGCTATTAGCCATAAGATTTCAAGAACCAAAGATATTTTTCTCAACAGAGATTACTAACCAGAGTAAGATAATGTATTATCGAGGAGTAAAAGAAAGGATACAAAAAATCTGTCCTTTTATTAGTTATGACCGGGACCCATATTTGGTTATTGCGGATGGAAAATTATACTGGATTTGTGATGGTTATACCGTGACGAATATGTATCCTTATTCAGAACCAATGTATCAAAAGGCTATTGGCAGGGCAAGTAATTATATTCGTAATTCAGTTAAAGTAGTAATAGATGCTTATGATGGTTTGATGTGGTTTTATATTAGTGATTCAAACGACCCAATTATTCAAACTTATGCCAGAATTTTTCCAGACCTTTTTCTATCATTAGATAAAATGCCTCAGGATTTGAAAAACCACATCAGGTATCCAGTAGATATGTTTGCGGTGCAATCTATGATGTATTGTGCTTATCACATGCAGGATGCACAGGTATTTTATAATAAAGAGGATTTATGGGCTATTCATAAGAAAATGGTGGGAGGTACTACTCAGCAAATGGAACCTTATTATACCATTATGAAATTACGAGGAGAAAAAAAAGAGGAGTTTATCTTGATGATTCCTTTTACCCCGGCTCGTAAGGATAATATGATTGCCTGGTTGGCCGCAAGATGCGATGCCCCTAATTATGGTAATTTATTAGTTTATACTTTCCCTAAGGAAAAGTTAATTTACGGTCCATCTCAAATTGAGGCAAGAATTAATCAAGATGCGGAAATCTCTCAACAACTATCACTCTGGGACCAGCGAGGGTCTAATGTCAATCGAGGTAGTTTATTGGTTATTCCAATTGAGAATTCACTTCTTTATATCGAACCACTTTATTTAGTTGCAGAACAAGGAAAAATTCCTGAATTAAAGCGAGTTATTGTTAGCTTTGGTAATAAAATTGTTATGGCACAAAACTTAGAACAGGCTCTTCAGGAAATCTTTGGTGGCAAGATAATGCCTGCCCAGATTGAAACAAAAAAAGAAGTAATAGAAGAAAAACCTTTATCTATTAAGGAATTGGCGAAACAGGCATCAGCACACTTTCAGAATGCAGAAAAACACTTGCAACAGGGTGACTGGGCAGGTTATGGAGAAGAATTACGCAAACTAAAAGAGGTGCTTAAGCGTTTAGAACATCAATAG
- a CDS encoding molybdenum cofactor guanylyltransferase → MTGIILCGGKGSRLGYKNKPLLKIGEKTLIERVISRLKEVCLEEIICVNETNFPSPLFTNYPSVITIQDIIPQKGPLVGLYTGLCVSKNFYNFVVASDMPFISVNLIKYMKEQTGDADIIIPKTKNGIESLHAIYSKNCLDVLRQKIDNEKLAISSIFSELKVKYILEEEILKFSIPEIAFFNINTEKDLSKAERLANEFEK, encoded by the coding sequence ATGACTGGCATTATTTTATGTGGTGGCAAAGGCAGTCGATTAGGCTATAAAAATAAACCTTTACTCAAAATAGGTGAAAAGACTCTTATTGAACGAGTTATTTCCAGATTAAAAGAAGTTTGTCTGGAAGAAATTATCTGCGTCAATGAAACTAATTTTCCCTCGCCACTGTTCACTAACTACCCTTCAGTAATTACTATTCAAGATATAATTCCTCAAAAAGGACCTTTAGTTGGGCTTTACACCGGACTTTGTGTGTCTAAGAATTTTTATAATTTTGTGGTTGCGAGCGATATGCCTTTTATTAGTGTTAATTTAATTAAATATATGAAAGAACAGACAGGCGATGCCGATATTATTATTCCTAAGACAAAAAATGGCATTGAATCCCTTCATGCCATTTATTCTAAAAACTGTTTAGATGTCCTCAGACAAAAAATAGATAATGAAAAACTTGCCATTTCGTCTATTTTTAGTGAACTAAAGGTAAAATATATCCTCGAAGAAGAAATCCTTAAATTCTCCATTCCGGAGATTGCCTTTTTTAATATTAATACTGAAAAAGACCTATCAAAGGCAGAAAGATTAGCTAATGAATTCGAAAAATAA
- the folE gene encoding GTP cyclohydrolase I FolE → MKELVKQLLISFGENPDREGLKKTPARVEESLKFLTSGYEVEVADVFKDATFVENYDEMVLVKDIDFYSLCEHHLLPFYGKCHIAYIPDKKIVGLSKLVRLVEIFSRRLQVQERLTTQIAQAIKEHLTPLGVGVVIEAYHLCMMMRGVQKQNSQITTSSMLGIFRQKQSTRMEFLSLLKK, encoded by the coding sequence ATGAAAGAATTAGTCAAACAACTACTTATATCTTTTGGAGAAAATCCTGATAGAGAAGGATTAAAAAAAACACCAGCCAGGGTAGAGGAATCGTTGAAATTTCTGACATCAGGTTATGAGGTAGAAGTTGCAGATGTGTTTAAAGATGCTACCTTTGTCGAGAATTATGACGAGATGGTTTTGGTTAAGGATATTGATTTCTATAGTCTATGTGAACATCATCTCCTTCCTTTTTACGGCAAATGCCATATCGCTTATATTCCGGATAAAAAGATAGTTGGATTAAGTAAATTAGTGAGATTGGTTGAAATATTCAGCCGCAGATTGCAGGTTCAAGAAAGGCTTACCACGCAAATTGCTCAGGCAATAAAAGAACATTTGACCCCATTGGGCGTAGGTGTAGTCATCGAGGCATATCATTTGTGTATGATGATGCGTGGTGTCCAGAAACAAAACTCACAAATAACTACCAGCTCAATGCTGGGGATTTTCCGCCAGAAACAATCTACACGAATGGAATTCTTATCGTTGTTAAAGAAATAG